The following proteins come from a genomic window of Campylobacter concisus:
- the rpsU gene encoding 30S ribosomal protein S21: protein MPGIKVHPNESFDEGYRKFKKQTDRNLVVTEARARRFFEPKTEIRKKQKIAARKKMLKRLYMLRRYESRL from the coding sequence TTGCCTGGTATTAAGGTACATCCTAACGAGTCATTTGACGAGGGTTACAGAAAGTTTAAAAAACAAACTGACCGTAACTTAGTAGTAACTGAAGCAAGAGCTAGACGCTTCTTTGAGCCTAAAACTGAGATCCGCAAGAAACAAAAAATTGCTGCTCGCAAGAAAATGCTTAAACGTCTTTATATGCTTAGACGCTACGAGTCAAGACTCTAA
- the ccoG gene encoding cytochrome c oxidase accessory protein CcoG, whose amino-acid sequence MSKDFHLSYAKRRYIFFACITLFVFVLPFIRVNDAQLFLLSFDKSRVDLFFTKFDMQELYLLPFLFIILFLSIFFLTTLAGRVWCGWSCPQTIFRTIFRDLLQTKILKIRKNIQNKQNEPKGQILKRALAVGIWCILALIISANFLWYFVPPLDFFAYLKEPSEHGVLLAFWLVIAIWLVYDVIILKENFCIYVCPYARVQSVMFDNDTIQVIYNQKRGGVIYNGKEKFKKPKEEGALCTGCEACVRVCPTHIDIRKGMQLECINCLECSDACAKVMKHFDESSLIEWRSINSIKEQKRVKILRFRTVAYLVILGIVLTAGVLMSGKKESMLLNINRTSELYKILGENEVENSYVFLVQNTQNKEHAFYFEVDDKNIEISRPNKPFILKAGAKQRVIVTLKSKNENLSDKDLLKHINIKAYATDEPAISVQRQSTFIYPKR is encoded by the coding sequence ATGTCAAAGGATTTTCATCTTAGCTATGCCAAGAGGCGTTACATTTTTTTTGCCTGTATTACGCTATTTGTCTTTGTTTTGCCATTTATCAGAGTAAATGATGCGCAGTTATTTTTGCTAAGTTTTGATAAAAGTAGAGTTGATCTCTTTTTTACAAAATTTGATATGCAAGAGCTTTATTTGTTGCCATTTTTATTTATTATTTTGTTCTTAAGCATATTTTTTCTAACGACACTTGCAGGGCGCGTTTGGTGCGGTTGGAGCTGTCCGCAAACTATTTTTAGAACGATATTTCGTGATCTTTTGCAAACTAAAATTTTAAAGATCAGAAAAAATATCCAAAATAAGCAAAATGAGCCAAAAGGACAAATTTTAAAGCGTGCTTTAGCAGTTGGAATTTGGTGTATTTTAGCTCTTATTATTTCGGCAAATTTTTTATGGTATTTTGTGCCACCGCTTGATTTTTTTGCTTATTTAAAAGAGCCAAGCGAACATGGAGTTTTGCTTGCATTTTGGCTTGTTATCGCTATTTGGTTAGTTTATGATGTCATCATTTTAAAAGAAAATTTTTGCATTTATGTCTGTCCTTACGCTAGGGTGCAATCAGTGATGTTTGATAACGATACGATCCAAGTTATTTACAATCAAAAAAGAGGCGGCGTAATCTATAACGGAAAAGAGAAATTTAAAAAGCCAAAAGAAGAGGGCGCGCTGTGTACTGGCTGCGAGGCGTGCGTAAGAGTATGTCCAACGCACATTGATATAAGAAAAGGTATGCAGCTTGAATGTATAAATTGTCTAGAGTGTAGCGATGCTTGCGCTAAAGTGATGAAGCATTTTGATGAAAGTTCACTTATTGAGTGGAGAAGTATAAACTCTATAAAAGAGCAAAAAAGAGTCAAAATTTTACGCTTTAGAACGGTTGCTTATCTTGTCATTTTGGGCATTGTTTTGACAGCTGGAGTATTGATGAGTGGCAAAAAAGAAAGTATGCTTTTAAACATAAATAGAACAAGTGAGCTTTATAAAATTTTAGGCGAAAATGAAGTTGAAAATTCTTACGTATTTTTGGTGCAGAACACACAAAATAAAGAGCACGCATTTTACTTTGAAGTAGATGATAAGAATATAGAAATTTCTCGTCCAAATAAGCCATTTATATTAAAAGCTGGCGCAAAACAACGAGTCATTGTCACGCTAAAATCAAAAAATGAAAATTTAAGCGATAAAGATCTTTTAAAACATATAAATATAAAAGCCTATGCTACCGATGAGCCAGCTATCAGCGTGCAAAGGCAAAGTACTTTTATCTATCCTAAAAGATGA
- a CDS encoding TetR/AcrR family transcriptional regulator C-terminal domain-containing protein: MVAISGGSLSSIYTFFENKEGLFEAIVEQEIDSLIKEIDEKIDLKISHSLEEFLTKFATIIFSITCSKRHISLGRIMMSEGSKNGGKLGKTFLDQILKKIDLVLINFFERDEVKAKLDSKFSAKFATKYFIQSVIGAYYYDSLLINEEPKLSEKERKKHVGLCVELFLNGISKK, translated from the coding sequence ATTGTAGCGATAAGTGGCGGATCGCTTTCTAGCATTTATACATTTTTTGAGAACAAAGAGGGGCTTTTTGAGGCGATCGTTGAGCAAGAGATAGATAGCCTTATAAAAGAGATCGATGAGAAAATAGATCTTAAAATTTCCCACAGCTTGGAGGAATTTTTAACCAAATTTGCAACCATAATATTTTCTATTACTTGCAGTAAAAGGCATATCTCTCTTGGTAGGATAATGATGAGCGAGGGTTCTAAAAATGGTGGCAAACTTGGTAAGACGTTTTTGGATCAAATCTTAAAAAAGATCGATCTTGTGCTTATAAATTTCTTTGAAAGAGACGAAGTAAAAGCCAAGCTTGACTCAAAATTTTCAGCCAAATTTGCTACAAAGTACTTTATACAAAGTGTGATAGGAGCTTATTACTACGATTCGCTTTTGATAAATGAAGAACCAAAGCTTAGTGAAAAAGAGCGTAAAAAGCATGTTGGCTTGTGTGTTGAGTTGTTTTTAAATGGAATTAGTAAAAAATAA